Proteins encoded by one window of Shewanella avicenniae:
- a CDS encoding methyl-accepting chemotaxis protein, with amino-acid sequence MFKLSIRRLLMMLSATALISVLVVAGMMFWMSNVANSLSDSMTSFAKESEQLIDLGQDASKMLGQTLQITAANNEQSLGAQPSKESNADSSLQPQLNELLGQFNDNEIKLYQAKQALLNNRQAIAKLSTQAENQVSTIQTTANSLLGKVSLQEKRQKRAIRRVYQQLPAAPDNAQWRSVTADMMSYIEGDFDKITSAARKLNEGVARLNALTYALQSADNDSAIINLEKNTAAPLLQLIDDQLTSLGEYANSDEELAALVQTITNDKAKLTEQLFGSNSIKSLRSSNIALQHQVHADSIAISLLADELRQLSQQQVSQALANNNQVFTAANNTIKRLNSSSVIVCIIVIVLLALASFAITRFVTKPLDKITSALADIAQGEGDLTRRLQVTGVSEALSMSEYFNKFISRLQETILSVAEVERQLGNTVAATKVIAERSHQNIQRQSSETTSVAAAVEELSQSFADSASAATQALAATQQAYDEANSGQNTVTSSAKTVAQLADRIERGVEAMERLTATSRQVMSVLTVISDITEQTNLLALNAAIEAARAGDHGRGFAVVADEVRQLAGRTQASAKQITEILEVFNQDAQNTLKVMDEGRNQVHESVSSSDEVAQAFSRINSSVLSIRDLNEHIASTTQSQNEAARSAAESVEQINVISEETRGTANEIKSSAEQLGELSDRLHRALNRFRF; translated from the coding sequence ATGTTCAAATTGTCGATTCGACGCTTACTTATGATGCTGTCTGCTACCGCTCTCATCTCGGTACTTGTAGTGGCTGGCATGATGTTTTGGATGAGTAATGTGGCCAATTCGCTGAGTGATTCTATGACCAGTTTTGCCAAAGAATCCGAGCAACTGATCGACTTAGGGCAGGATGCATCTAAGATGCTCGGCCAAACGCTGCAGATCACCGCAGCCAATAATGAACAGTCGTTGGGGGCTCAACCCTCGAAAGAAAGCAACGCTGACAGCAGCCTGCAACCGCAACTGAATGAGTTGCTGGGGCAGTTTAACGATAACGAAATTAAACTGTATCAAGCTAAGCAAGCTTTGCTCAACAACAGACAGGCCATCGCCAAATTATCAACCCAAGCTGAAAACCAAGTGTCAACGATTCAGACGACGGCAAACAGTCTGCTCGGCAAAGTATCGTTGCAAGAAAAGCGGCAAAAACGCGCCATTCGCCGCGTCTATCAACAGTTACCAGCGGCGCCAGACAATGCTCAATGGCGCAGCGTAACGGCGGACATGATGAGTTATATCGAAGGCGACTTTGATAAAATCACCAGTGCGGCGCGCAAGCTCAACGAAGGTGTCGCCCGCCTAAACGCACTGACTTACGCGTTGCAAAGTGCGGATAACGACTCGGCGATTATCAACCTCGAAAAAAACACCGCAGCACCGCTACTTCAGTTGATAGATGACCAGCTCACCTCACTAGGAGAATATGCCAACAGTGATGAAGAGCTAGCAGCGTTAGTCCAAACCATCACCAACGACAAAGCCAAACTGACTGAGCAACTTTTTGGCAGCAACTCCATCAAATCATTGCGTAGCAGCAACATCGCCTTACAGCATCAAGTGCACGCCGACAGCATTGCAATTAGCCTGCTGGCAGATGAGCTTCGGCAACTATCGCAACAACAGGTGAGCCAAGCGCTGGCCAACAATAACCAAGTATTTACCGCGGCCAATAACACTATCAAACGTCTTAATAGCAGCAGTGTAATTGTCTGCATTATAGTGATTGTGCTGCTGGCATTGGCGTCTTTTGCCATTACCCGATTTGTCACTAAGCCACTCGACAAAATCACCAGTGCGTTAGCTGATATTGCCCAAGGTGAAGGCGATCTCACCCGACGACTGCAAGTTACTGGGGTGTCTGAAGCGTTGAGTATGTCGGAATACTTCAACAAATTTATTAGCCGCTTACAGGAAACAATTTTGTCGGTAGCGGAAGTTGAGCGGCAGCTTGGGAACACCGTCGCCGCCACCAAAGTGATTGCTGAGCGTAGTCACCAAAACATTCAGCGCCAAAGCAGTGAAACCACCTCCGTCGCAGCTGCAGTAGAAGAGTTATCACAGAGTTTTGCCGATTCAGCATCAGCTGCGACGCAAGCCTTGGCGGCAACCCAACAAGCTTATGATGAAGCCAACTCCGGCCAAAATACGGTAACCAGCTCCGCCAAAACAGTGGCGCAACTGGCAGACAGAATTGAACGCGGCGTTGAAGCGATGGAACGGTTAACGGCCACCAGCCGCCAAGTGATGAGTGTACTGACGGTTATCAGTGACATTACTGAGCAAACCAATTTGCTGGCGTTAAATGCCGCCATTGAAGCGGCGCGCGCTGGCGATCATGGTCGTGGTTTTGCGGTCGTCGCAGATGAAGTTCGCCAGCTAGCAGGCCGAACCCAAGCGTCGGCGAAACAGATCACCGAAATTTTAGAGGTGTTCAATCAAGACGCGCAAAATACCCTTAAAGTGATGGATGAAGGCCGCAACCAAGTGCACGAAAGTGTCAGTAGCTCCGATGAAGTCGCGCAAGCCTTTAGCCGCATCAACAGTAGCGTGTTATCGATCCGCGATCTCAATGAACACATCGCCTCCACCACTCAATCCCAAAATGAGGCGGCTCGTTCAGCAGCGGAAAGCGTCGAACAAATCAATGTTATCAGTGAAGAAACCCGTGGCACGGCCAACGAAATTAAGTCCTCTGCCGAGCAACTTGGTGAGCTGTCAGACAGACTGCACCGCGCGTTGAATCGATTTCGTTTTTAA
- a CDS encoding ABC transporter substrate-binding protein, translating to MLRINTMLSSVVVVASLSLSATSFAETVKVGMSAALTGPASALGNGVRNGMESYFKRVNAAGGVNGNMIALTALDDGYEPDKAAPNMNQLIDQDGVIAVLGNVGTPTAIVTVPIANAKKTLLFGAYTGAGVLRKSPPDHYIINYRASYAEETGAMVKGLLASGIKPEEIAFFTQNDGYGDAGYNGAVAALKAEGFANAEQLAHGRYTRNTTNVEQALGTILDASVEPKAIIMVGAYAPCAEFIRQAKQDLPDTKFLNVSFVGSIPLLKALGDKAEGVIVTQVVPHYNDDLPGVADYRKDLQAYKPGAEPDFVSLEGYILAKIFVEGLKKAPAPDREGIIKGLESLSNLDVGIGVPISYSATDHQASHKVWPTVIHSGKYEVLDWASMK from the coding sequence CTTCGGTAGTAGTCGTGGCCTCACTTTCGTTGAGTGCCACGTCGTTTGCAGAAACAGTTAAGGTCGGCATGTCTGCTGCCCTTACAGGTCCCGCTTCCGCCTTAGGTAATGGCGTGCGCAATGGTATGGAGAGCTATTTTAAACGCGTCAACGCAGCAGGCGGTGTTAATGGCAATATGATTGCTTTGACCGCGCTTGATGATGGCTATGAGCCCGATAAAGCCGCGCCCAATATGAATCAACTGATTGACCAAGACGGCGTTATCGCCGTGCTCGGTAATGTGGGCACTCCAACCGCCATCGTGACAGTGCCAATCGCTAATGCTAAAAAAACCTTATTATTCGGTGCTTACACGGGCGCGGGCGTACTGCGTAAAAGTCCGCCAGACCACTACATCATCAACTATCGAGCAAGTTACGCGGAAGAAACTGGCGCGATGGTAAAAGGGTTATTAGCCAGCGGTATTAAGCCGGAAGAAATTGCCTTCTTTACCCAAAACGATGGTTACGGCGATGCCGGTTATAACGGTGCAGTCGCAGCGCTAAAAGCCGAAGGCTTTGCCAATGCGGAGCAGTTAGCGCATGGCCGTTACACCCGTAATACCACCAACGTTGAACAAGCACTGGGCACCATTTTGGATGCCAGCGTCGAACCTAAAGCCATCATCATGGTGGGTGCCTATGCACCATGCGCAGAGTTCATTCGCCAAGCCAAACAAGATCTGCCGGATACCAAGTTCCTCAACGTATCGTTTGTGGGCAGCATTCCACTATTGAAGGCTTTAGGTGATAAAGCCGAAGGCGTCATCGTGACGCAAGTGGTGCCGCACTATAACGACGACCTGCCTGGTGTAGCGGACTACCGCAAAGATCTGCAAGCCTACAAACCGGGAGCAGAGCCAGACTTTGTCTCCCTTGAAGGTTATATTCTGGCGAAAATCTTTGTCGAAGGTCTGAAAAAAGCCCCGGCACCTGATCGTGAAGGCATCATTAAAGGGCTGGAAAGCTTAAGCAATCTGGATGTGGGCATTGGTGTCCCGATATCTTATAGCGCCACCGACCACCAAGCCAGCCATAAGGTATGGCCTACGGTTATCCATAGCGGTAAATATGAAGTCTTAGATTGGGCCTCGATGAAATAG